The following coding sequences lie in one Saccharomyces mikatae IFO 1815 strain IFO1815 genome assembly, chromosome: 10 genomic window:
- the AIM24 gene encoding Aim24p (similar to Saccharomyces cerevisiae AIM24 (YJR080C); ancestral locus Anc_7.446), whose product MISSRVNTRVWQRSISLLSPQAAKIDSNIVAREKTYIEELSKDIATSNFKLVDDNGKIASITVQPDIPICIKKDCLVSIHNLNHLSLSYKWLNFWSNLIKFRSFKSSLFHRIIGSSSLEILAAPNFQAWRRSFDSSRSLSVLNLTGTKDWNVFGKDAIIAFEQNSSLEIKSPIIPTPRSWTSSQAKSRLPRKFQILNGRGNVLVCGGGSVYSIELIDESDNILVNSRNLLAINGQSQLDIANSVERQELHIDAAYIGDKSNEKVVLKFIKNQTIKSAYGHTVRFLKRMGCWFRNQYEKRYIYGIDSYFMKVKGPRTILIQTHEMKTSEDNILTKLTRKGHVKKASGSENHVDLKETIVNDVNSKIINLANRPSLFIATVSQNGKVDFQSTPKFT is encoded by the coding sequence ATTGAGGAGCTAAGCAAGGATATTGCCACTTCCAATTTCAAGTTGGTAGATGACAATGGTAAAATTGCATCCATAACTGTGCAACCGGATATTCCCATTTGTATCAAAAAGGATTGTTTAGTGTCCATCCACAATTTGAACCATCTCTCCCTTTCCTATAAATGGCTCAATTTTTGGTCAAACTTGATTAAATTCCGTTCATTCAAATCTTCGTTGTTTCACAGAATTATTGGATCATCCAGTTTGGAAATTCTGGCTGCTCCAAACTTTCAAGCTTGGAGAAGATCTTTCGATTCTTCGAGAAGTTTGTCTGTACTGAACTTAACCGGGACAAAGGATTGGAATGTTTTTGGCAAAGATGCAATAATCGCATTTGAACAAAACTCCAGTCTGGAAATCAAATCGCCTATCATTCCCACGCCAAGGTCATGGACTTCCAGCCAAGCAAAGTCACGACTTCCACggaaatttcaaattttgaatggGAGAGGAAACGTGTTGGTATGTGGAGGCGGATCGGTTTATTCAATTGAGTTGATTGACGAGAGTGACAACATACTGGTCAATTCTAGAAACCTTTTGGCAATCAACGGCCAAAGTCAATTAGACATTGCGAATTCGGTGGAGCGGCAAGAGTTACACATAGATGCCGCGTACATAGGAGATAAAAGTAATGAAAAGGTAGTACTTAAGTTCATCAAGAACCAAACGATAAAATCCGCTTATGGACACACTGTTCGatttctcaaaagaatGGGCTGTTGGTTCCGAAACCAATATGAAAAACGATACATTTACGGTATCGACTCGTACTTCATGAAGGTGAAGGGTCCAAGAACAATCTTGATTCAAACTcatgaaatgaaaacatCTGAAGATAATATTCTAACTAAACTAACTCGCAAGGGTCACGTCAAAAAGGCCAGTGGAAGTGAAAACCATGTCGatttaaaagaaacaattgTTAATGATGTTAATTCTAAAATCATTAACCTTGCCAACAGGCCCTCATTGTTTATTGCGACGGTCTCTCAAAATGGGAAGGTTGATTTTCAAAGTACGCCGAAGTTCACATAA